Proteins co-encoded in one Ignavibacteria bacterium genomic window:
- a CDS encoding acetate kinase codes for MKVLVLNSGSSSIKYQFFDTEEKLVLAKGLVERIGMSGAILTHAPIGKEKIKIVGEILDHSIAIEYVIAVLLSKNHGVIKDKSEIDAVGHRVVHGGETFSGSVLITEEVMQALKDNIELAPLHNPPNIKGIEAVLKQMPGTPQVGVFDTAFHSQMPPHAYLYGIPYELYKKYKIRRYGFHGTSHLFVSNRAAAMFGRPVEELKIITAHLGNGCSIAAVDKGRSIDTSMGFTPLEGLLMGTRGGDMDPSLILYVMGKEGLSLSEANTLLNKHSGLIGISGESSDMREIEAAVKEGNKKAKYAFDVFTYRIKKYIGSYIAALGGVDALVFTGGIGENSEVVRAAVCENMDYLGIKLDQNINNSRPDGEVLISESDSRVKIYKIPTNEELVIALDTEKIVSEQTLQAVK; via the coding sequence ATGAAAGTATTAGTATTAAACAGCGGCAGCTCCTCAATCAAGTACCAGTTCTTTGATACGGAAGAGAAGCTTGTCCTTGCAAAAGGCCTGGTTGAAAGAATAGGCATGAGCGGTGCTATTTTAACGCATGCACCTATCGGAAAAGAAAAAATAAAGATTGTAGGTGAAATCCTCGATCACTCAATTGCAATTGAATATGTTATTGCGGTTTTATTAAGCAAGAACCACGGCGTGATCAAAGATAAGAGTGAAATTGATGCCGTAGGCCACAGGGTTGTTCACGGCGGCGAGACTTTCTCAGGTTCAGTTTTAATTACAGAGGAAGTTATGCAGGCGCTTAAGGACAATATTGAGCTTGCGCCGCTTCACAATCCGCCTAACATTAAAGGCATTGAGGCAGTCTTAAAGCAGATGCCGGGAACTCCGCAGGTTGGTGTTTTCGATACGGCATTCCACAGCCAGATGCCGCCTCATGCTTACCTTTATGGTATTCCATACGAGCTTTACAAGAAGTACAAGATAAGGCGTTACGGTTTCCACGGAACCTCTCACCTTTTTGTTTCAAACAGGGCCGCAGCTATGTTCGGGCGCCCGGTTGAAGAGCTGAAGATTATAACGGCACACCTGGGCAACGGGTGCAGTATTGCCGCTGTTGACAAGGGGCGTTCAATAGATACCTCAATGGGTTTTACCCCTCTTGAAGGGCTTTTAATGGGAACAAGGGGAGGCGACATGGATCCCTCACTTATTCTCTATGTAATGGGAAAAGAAGGCCTCTCGCTTTCTGAAGCCAATACTCTCTTAAACAAGCACTCTGGCCTCATCGGCATCAGCGGCGAAAGCAGCGACATGAGGGAGATTGAAGCTGCCGTCAAGGAAGGCAACAAGAAGGCAAAGTATGCTTTTGACGTGTTTACATACCGCATCAAGAAATATATAGGATCCTATATAGCTGCACTGGGCGGCGTGGATGCTCTCGTTTTTACGGGCGGAATTGGAGAAAATTCCGAAGTGGTTCGTGCGGCCGTGTGTGAAAATATGGACTATCTGGGCATAAAGCTGGATCAAAACATAAACAACAGCAGGCCTGATGGAGAAGTGCTTATTTCGGAAAGCGACAGCAGGGTTAAGATTTATAAGATACCTACAAATGAAGAGCTTGTAATAGCGCTCGATACGGAGAAGATAGTCTCAGAGCAGACACTTCAGGCTGTAAAATAA